From the Lathyrus oleraceus cultivar Zhongwan6 chromosome 4, CAAS_Psat_ZW6_1.0, whole genome shotgun sequence genome, one window contains:
- the LOC127074932 gene encoding AP-1 complex subunit mu-2 isoform X2, with translation MSGAASALFLLDIKGRVLIWRDYRGDVTAVEAERFFTKLIEKEGDPQSQDPVVYDNGVSYMFVQHSNVYLMTATRQNCNAASLIFFLHRIVDVFKHYFEELEEESLRDNFVVVYELLDEIMDFGYPQYTEAKILSEFIKTDAYRMEVTQRPPMAVTNAVSWRSEGINYKKNEVFLDVVESVNILVNSNGQIIRSDVVGALKMRTYLSGMPECKLGLNDRVLLEAQGRATKGKAIDLEDIKFHQCVRLARFENDRTISFIPPDGSFDLMTYRLSTQVKPLFWVEAQVEKHSKSRIEITVKARSQFKERSTATNVEIELPVPADATTPNVRTSMGSAAYAPEKDALIWKIRSFPGGKEYMLRAEFRLPSITDEEATPERKAPIRVKFEIPYFTVSGIQVRYLKIIEKSGYQALPWVRYITTGGEYELRLI, from the exons ATGTCAGGTGCAGCCTCTGCTCTCTTCCTTCTCGACATCAAAGGCCGCGTTCTCATTTGGCGCGATTACCGTGGTGATGTCACCGCCGTTGAAGCCGAACGCTTCTTCACCAAGCTCATCGAGAAAGAG GGTGATCCACAGTCTCAAGATCCAGTTGTATATGATAATGGTGTGAGCTATATGTTTGTACAGCATAGCAATGTTTACCTCATGACAGCAACAAGACAAAACTGCAATGCCGCAAGCCTTATTTTCTTCCTTCATCGCATAGTTGAT GTGTTCAAGCATTATTTTGAGGAATTGGAAGAGGAATCTCTTAGGGATAACTTTGTCGTTGTG TATGAACTACTTGATGAAATAATGGACTTTGGTTACCCCCAATATACTGAGGCGAAAATTCTTAGTGAATTTATTAAGACAGATGCTTATAGAATGGAAGTTACACAGAGACCTCCCATGGCTGTAACAAATGCTGTATCGTGGCGCAGTGAAGGGATAAACTACAAGAAAAATGAG GTTTTCTTGGATGTGGTGGAGAGTGTTAACATACTTGTCAATAGCAATGGGCAAATAATTAGATCTGATGTTGTTGGTGCACTGAAGATGAGAACATATTTGAG TGGTATGCCAGAGTGTAAACTTGGCTTAAATGATAGAGTGTTATTAGAGGCACAAGGTAGAGCGACTAAGGGAAAAGCGATTGACTTGGAGgacatcaagtttcatca GTGTGTGCGATTAGCCCGATTTGAGAATGATCGAACAATATCCTTTATCCCACCCGATGGATCATTTGATTTGATGACATATAGGCTCAGCACACAG GTTAAGCCTTTATTTTGGGTGGAAGCACAAGTTGAAAAGCATTCAAAAAGTCGGATTGAGATTACGGTAAAAGCTAGGAGTCAGTTTAAGGAACGTAG CACTGCTACAAATGTTGAGATTGAATTACCTGTGCCTGCTGATGCAACCACTCCAAATGTGCGGACATCAATGGGATCTGCAGCATATGCACCTGAGAAAGATGCATTAATTTGGAAAATAAGATCTTTTCCTGGAGGCAAG GAGTACATGTTAAGGGCAGAGTTTCGTCTTCCCAGCATAACAGACGAGGAAGCAACTCCAGAGAGAAAAGCTCCTATACGTGTAAAGTTTGAGATACCTTATTTTACTGTGTCAGGAATACAG GTTAGATATTTGAAGATTATTGAGAAAAGTGGGTATCAGGCTCTTCCATGGGTGAGATACATAACAACGGGTGGAGAGTATGAACTAAGGCTTATTTGA
- the LOC127074932 gene encoding AP-1 complex subunit mu-2 isoform X1 has translation MSGAASALFLLDIKGRVLIWRDYRGDVTAVEAERFFTKLIEKEGDPQSQDPVVYDNGVSYMFVQHSNVYLMTATRQNCNAASLIFFLHRIVDVFKHYFEELEEESLRDNFVVVVKCLCIYELSFLFVALIHLGKMLNYFFGWQYELLDEIMDFGYPQYTEAKILSEFIKTDAYRMEVTQRPPMAVTNAVSWRSEGINYKKNEVFLDVVESVNILVNSNGQIIRSDVVGALKMRTYLSGMPECKLGLNDRVLLEAQGRATKGKAIDLEDIKFHQCVRLARFENDRTISFIPPDGSFDLMTYRLSTQVKPLFWVEAQVEKHSKSRIEITVKARSQFKERSTATNVEIELPVPADATTPNVRTSMGSAAYAPEKDALIWKIRSFPGGKEYMLRAEFRLPSITDEEATPERKAPIRVKFEIPYFTVSGIQVRYLKIIEKSGYQALPWVRYITTGGEYELRLI, from the exons ATGTCAGGTGCAGCCTCTGCTCTCTTCCTTCTCGACATCAAAGGCCGCGTTCTCATTTGGCGCGATTACCGTGGTGATGTCACCGCCGTTGAAGCCGAACGCTTCTTCACCAAGCTCATCGAGAAAGAG GGTGATCCACAGTCTCAAGATCCAGTTGTATATGATAATGGTGTGAGCTATATGTTTGTACAGCATAGCAATGTTTACCTCATGACAGCAACAAGACAAAACTGCAATGCCGCAAGCCTTATTTTCTTCCTTCATCGCATAGTTGAT GTGTTCAAGCATTATTTTGAGGAATTGGAAGAGGAATCTCTTAGGGATAACTTTGTCGTTGTGGTAAAGTGCTTGTGTATCTATGAACTTAGTTTTTTATTTGTTGCATTAATTCATTTGGGTAAAATGCTGAATTATTTCTTTGGTTGGCAGTATGAACTACTTGATGAAATAATGGACTTTGGTTACCCCCAATATACTGAGGCGAAAATTCTTAGTGAATTTATTAAGACAGATGCTTATAGAATGGAAGTTACACAGAGACCTCCCATGGCTGTAACAAATGCTGTATCGTGGCGCAGTGAAGGGATAAACTACAAGAAAAATGAG GTTTTCTTGGATGTGGTGGAGAGTGTTAACATACTTGTCAATAGCAATGGGCAAATAATTAGATCTGATGTTGTTGGTGCACTGAAGATGAGAACATATTTGAG TGGTATGCCAGAGTGTAAACTTGGCTTAAATGATAGAGTGTTATTAGAGGCACAAGGTAGAGCGACTAAGGGAAAAGCGATTGACTTGGAGgacatcaagtttcatca GTGTGTGCGATTAGCCCGATTTGAGAATGATCGAACAATATCCTTTATCCCACCCGATGGATCATTTGATTTGATGACATATAGGCTCAGCACACAG GTTAAGCCTTTATTTTGGGTGGAAGCACAAGTTGAAAAGCATTCAAAAAGTCGGATTGAGATTACGGTAAAAGCTAGGAGTCAGTTTAAGGAACGTAG CACTGCTACAAATGTTGAGATTGAATTACCTGTGCCTGCTGATGCAACCACTCCAAATGTGCGGACATCAATGGGATCTGCAGCATATGCACCTGAGAAAGATGCATTAATTTGGAAAATAAGATCTTTTCCTGGAGGCAAG GAGTACATGTTAAGGGCAGAGTTTCGTCTTCCCAGCATAACAGACGAGGAAGCAACTCCAGAGAGAAAAGCTCCTATACGTGTAAAGTTTGAGATACCTTATTTTACTGTGTCAGGAATACAG GTTAGATATTTGAAGATTATTGAGAAAAGTGGGTATCAGGCTCTTCCATGGGTGAGATACATAACAACGGGTGGAGAGTATGAACTAAGGCTTATTTGA